The window GCGGACCCCGAGCGGACCGTCGGTGCGCTGATGCGGATCGTCCACGAGGGCGCCGAAGTCGACGACGTCTGGGACACGACGGATGCGAGACCCGTTCCCGACGGGGGCGAAGATTAAATAACTGTCACACGTACGCGGCGCTATGCTACGTGCACCGAGGCGGCAATCGCTCACTCCCCGTCCTGTGGTCGTATGACCACACCCGAGCAGCGCCGCCGGTCCATTGCCGACCTCGTCACCCAGCACGATGGGTTGTCGGTCGAGGAACTCGCCTCGGAGCTTGCGGTGTCGCCGTCGACCATCAGGCGCGACTTGTCGGACCTTGCTGAGCGAGGGATCGTAGAACGTACTCACGGTGGCGCCGTCCCGGTAACGAACGTCGGCGTCGAACAGCCGTTCAACCAGCGGGTCATCCACAACCTCGACCGCAAACAACCGATCGGGGAACGAGCCGTCAAGGAGATCCAGGAGGGACAAGTCGTCTACTTCGACGCAGGCACGACGACGATGCAGGCGGCAAAGAAGGTCCCGGACGACCTATCGAACGTCTTCGTCACTAACTCGCCGTTGTTACTCTCCCGACTCGCCAACGAAGAAGAAACTGTCAAGCTGACTGGCGGCCAGTATCGATATGAAACGAAGGCGCTGATTGGCCCGGCCGCTGAAAACTACATCCGGCACTCCAATTTCGATCTCGCCTTTCTCGGCGTCAACGGCATCTCCGAGGACGGGGAACTTTCAACCCCGAACGAGTCCGAAGCGGAACTCAAACGCCTGGTGATGGCTCGAACCAGCCGAGTTGTCGTCGTCACTGTCATCGAAAAGTTCGGCGAGCAGACGTTCCGACAGTTCGGCTCGATCGACGATATCGACCTTCTGATCACCGACGCACGCGTCCCGGAGCCGTTCCGCGACCTGTTCGATGAAACGGAACTCGCCGAGGACGTCTTCGAGTAACCCGAGTAGCGTATTTATCCAGCAGGAGTCTACCGATACGCTGTGTTCGTGTCGGTCCCACCGATGCGATAGCCGACGGGAAAGCCGTCTACCGCTCCGCTGTTGCCGGAGCCCCGAGCAGTTTGCTCGGCATCCGTCCCTCCGTGTGGGATGGTGAAGCAACGCAGTCGAACTCCGGGCCGCTGGGCGGCGTAACAGTGCCGGGCGCAGTACTTTCACGCCCCCGCCCCGGGAGTGGGGCTTGCCGACCTCGTCCGCCGCAACCTTGCACCATCCCCGGTTCCGTGACAGGTATGTCACCAACGTTACTGTAGCAGCGTTTGCAAGTCTTCGCTCACTCGATCGCACGACGGCGTGCGATCGGATGTGCAACCAGTTGCAAACGCTACTATACCGGCGAACCGAGTCGAGTAAAACGTCGATTCAGTCCTTCGAATCGACCGTATCGAGAAAACAACGAAGCCTCAAGACCCACGTGTGTCCGGCTGACCGGCGAGGAGTTCGCCGACTCCGGGGAACAAACAGGTCCGCGAAAACGACCGCCGGACTCTCGACACGCGAGGCGGATCGGTATTCGGTAAGCCACGCGTGACCGGACGGTTCACCGGAGACGGTCGGAACGAGGGGGCCGGTCGAACTGCTCAGTCGTTCTTACCCGGGACGACGACTTTTTTGAGCCCGTCGTTGTTCTGCATTCGTTCGAACGCGGACGGAATCTCTCCGAGACCGATCTCCTCCGTAACCAGTGGTTCGGCGTCGATACGGCCGTGCTGAAGCAGTGTCACTGCTCGTTCGAACGTCTCGTGTGTGAGGGCAAAGGTGCCCCTGATATCGAGGTCGTTGTAGTAAACGTCGAACGGATTGATCTCCATTGTGGCGTCCTGTTTCGGGACGCCCACGATGAGTGTCGTCCCGCCGTTGGCGGTCACGTCGTACGCCTGTTGAATCGTCGGGACCAGTCCGACGACTTCGATGCCGGCGTCGACTTCGCCGATCTCCTCGCTGATGGTCTCGACGGGATCACCGGCCTCGGGGTCGACAACGAGGTCGGCGCCCATCCCCTTCGCGACCTCGCGCCGCTTCGGGTTGAGTTCCGACACCGCGATCGGACTCGCACCCCGGTTCCTGAGTGTCTGTAACAGCAGGAGGCCAATCGGCCCCGCTCCGATCACCGCGACGCTATCACCCTGACCGACTCCGCTCCGGTCAGCGGCGTGGATACAGCACGCGAGCGGTTCGGCGAGCGCCGCATAACGGAAGGGCAGATCACCGATCAGTTCGACGTTGCCCGCAGGGGCCTGGACGTACTCGGCGAATGAGCCGTCGAGGATGCGATCGCCGGCACCCCCGATCGAGGCCGCGTTCTCACAGAGGTTGGTTTCACCTCGCTTGCAGTACGAGCAGGCGTAACACGGGACCACGGGGTTCACCGTGACGCGGTCGCCGGACGCTAACCCATCGACGTCGTCACCGACCTCGACGATGGTTCCAGCGCTTTCGTGCCCGAGCACTGCCGGGAAATCGACAGCAAAGGACCCACGGAACATGTGTAGGTCCGTTGCACAGACGCCGCACGCACCAACTCGTACCACTACGTCGTTCGGCCCCGGTTCGGGCCGTTCTCGATCCCGCACTTCCATCTCACCGACATCGGTCAGTGATGCTACGCGCACTGTCGTCTCCGTGGACGGGTGCTTGCTCGTTTCTTCGTCCGCGTATCCGTACTGTGTACGTACATCATAGCTCTCGTTTCGTCGTTGAAGTCACAGAAATCCGACGGTGGGTGGAGGACTGAGGGTTCATCGAACACGAGCGAGTCATTCACACAACCTCGTCTCGAACCGATATGGTCGGAGCCTGAACATAAATGTTGGCACCGTCGGTCGGGATGCTGCCGACGGTAGTCATCGATTATCGAGTCGCCAACTGTCGATGGGGACCTGCCCGCCGTCGACGCGGAGTTCGTGACCGTTGATGTAATCGCTCGCCGGGGAGGCCAGGAACGTAACCGCGTCGGCGACTTCATCCGGTTCAGCGAACCGTCCCAGTGGGTTGTTGTCGAGAATTTGCTCTGTGACCGCGTCACTGAAGTCGTCGGTTAGCCTCGTGTTGGCCCACCCGGGGGCGACAGCGTTGACTCGGATCCCCTCCCGCCCGAGTTCGAGAGCCAGGCTCTTCGTCAACCCCAGGAGGCTGTACTTCGCAACGTCGTAGGCGGGTGACATCCCGACGCCGTTCTTGGTGTGGATCGATGTGAAATTGATTATCTTCCCGTATCCCCGCTCTACCATCCCGTCGACCACTTCGCGGGTACAGTGTAGTGCCCCGCCCAGGTGGACGTCCAAATTGTGGTCAAAGGTCCAGTCGTTGGTCTCGTCTGTGAACGGCCCCGCGTCGCCCACGCCTGCATTGTTGACGAGAACGTCGATCGGCCCGAGTTCATCTTCCGCCGTCTCGACCATCGCAGCGACTTCTGCCTCATCGCTTACGTCCGCGGGGACGCCGATGGCGTCGACGCCGAGGTCGCGAACGTCCGCTGCCGTCTCCTTCACCACTTCCTTGTCGATGTCGTTGACAACGACATCCGCCCCGTTTCGTGCCAGCGCTTCGGCAGACGCCCGTCCCATTCCTCGACCCGATCCGCTGATGAGTGCCGTCTTTCCTGTGAGGGTGTAATCCATTATACTACGTCGATTCTCCCGGGATCAGTAATAAAGCCACCGTGGCAAAGGTTTATATCTAATCATTATTAATTGATCAGCGGAGCCAAGTATGAGAGACGATATCAACCGGCGGCAGTATTTAAAAGCAGCAGGCGTGACCGGGTTAGGCGTCTTGGGTTCCCTCGCAGGTTGTACCCGCGGTGGATCAGGCGGTGGATCCGGCGACAGTGGATCCGGCGACAGTGGATCCGGCAGCGGTGGAACCACCAGCGGCGGTGATGGTTCGGGCTCGTCCGAGGACCTCCCGATCCCGCTCAGCGAATACGACAGCGCAGACATCGAGTGGCAGCAGTTCGAAGGCGATCAGATCAACATCGGCGCAGTCGCACACCCCTGGGTCGACGCGATAAAACCCGCAATCCCCGTCTTCGAGGAGCTCACGGGGATCGACGTTGTCTGGAACATTCTGCCGGAAAACCAGTTCCGGACGAAGCGCCAGACTGACGTCAGCACCGGTTCGGGGCAGTTCGACGTCTTCTTCATGGACCAGGTCGTCAACCAGTTCCGTAACGAGGGTTGGCTTCAGCCCCTTGATCCGTACATCAACGACGGCAGCCTGTTCGACGAGAGCTGGTACGGTATGGACGACCTGTTCGAGTCGTCAATCTGGCAGGCTCACGGTGGGGGCTACAGCGACAACTGGACTGGAATGCCGATCACCGTCGAGGTCCAGACCCAGTTCTACCGGGAAGACCTCTACGAGAAACACGGGCTGGAGGTCGCAGAGACGTGGCAGCACCACCGTGAGAACGCCAAGGTCATCCACGAGGAGGAGTCCGACATCGTCGGGACCGCCGGTCGGGGGCAGAAGGGCTACGGGATGAACATCTACATCCTGAATACGCTCCTTCGCCAGAAAGGGTCGAAGCTCTGGACCGAATTCCCGACCGACTCCGGGTTGGACACCCAGGGCGTCATCGAAGCAGCGGACTACTACACGAGTCTGCTTCAGGACTACGGCCCCGATGGGGCATCGACCCAAGCGTGGTCCGACGTGCTCGCGACGATGCAGGAGGGCCGCGCCGGTCAAATCGTTGCCGATGCGAATCTGTTCTGGGGCGGTCTGACGGGCGAGGATTCGAGCGTCGCGGATAGCGTCCAAATCACCAAAGTGCCCAAGCCAGAAGGCGGTGAGCTGAACCCCAACGCGTTCAACTGGCAGATTTCAACGTCGCAGGCCGCCAGCAACTCCGAGCAGGCGTTCCTCTTTATGATGTGGGCGACGTCCGAGCCGACCAACACCTGGATGCACACGGATAACGGCGCCGTGTTCTCCGTGCGGCAGTCCGTCTGGGAGAACGACGACTACATCTCGCAAGTTGGCGAGGACTTCGCGCGGGTCTCGCTCGAATCGCTGAAGGTTTCGTCGCCGGACCCGTTCGACCGCAAGTATCCCGAATGGGGACAGCGGTACTCCGAGGAACTCCAGAAGGCCCTCGCGGGCCAGAAAGGCGCCGAAGCGGCGATGAAAGACGCCGCGAAAGCCGCCGAAGACATCTACAGCTGAGGCATAAACCAACACCGGGGTGATTTCTCCGATACACATCTATGAGCACACAAACACAGACAGAGACGACCAACAGATCGGGGCTCGCTCAGGTTCGGGACCTGTGGAACGAGTACCTGCCGTACTGGATGATCGCACCGATGGTGCTGGTGATGGTGATGATCACCTTCTTCCCCGGTGCGTACGACCTGTATCTCAGCCTGATCGAAGAGCCCACAGTAAACGTCTTCGCGGCCGAGTTCGTCGGACTGGAGCACTACGAAACGGCGTTCACTCGCGGCGGCGCAATCCACTCGTTCGTCATCACGATCACCGTCGTTGTCAGTGCGCTGGTGCTTGAGAGTCTCCTCGGCTTCCTTCTGGCGGCGTTCGTGGCTGGGGTCGACTCCGGTCGGCTCAAGTCCTTCTACCGCGTCCTATTCATTCTCCCGATGGCCGTCGCCCCCGTGTCGCTGGCGACGATCGGGCGGATCATGTTGAACACCGAGATCGGTGTCATCCCGTACGTCATCAACACGTTGACGCCGCTAACGGCGCCGGCGTTCCTCGCGGATGTACCACTGCTGACCGTGATCCTGCTCGACACGTGGAACTGGACGCCGTTCATGTTCATCATCTTCTACGCCGGCCTCTCGTCGGTACCCGACACGCTGGTCGAGGCCTCGCGAATCGACGGCGCACCGCTGTGGCGGCGGTACGTTCACGTCATCATTCCGTACATCAAGCCGGTGGTGTTCGTCGCTGTCCTGATCAGGATGATCGACCTGTTCCGGACGTTCGGCGTGGTGTACGGGCTGACCCAGGGTGGGCCGGGGACGGCCACCCAGTTGGTGAGCATTAACATCTACGAACAGATGTTCATCAACAACGCACCGGGCGTTGCGACCGCGATTGCGGTCGTCTACCTCATCTTCGTCATCGCGATCGCGAACGTCATTATCGCGAAGGTCGGCTTCGAGGGGGTGTGGGACTGATGGCGACGTCGGACACCACCCCCGGTTCGTCACAGCGGTTCGAGAAGGGGACCCGCGAGACGCTCGTCACGATCGCCCGCCACGCCTTCCTCCTCACGTGGTCGTTCATCGTGCTGTTCCCGCTGTACTGGCTCGCGTCCATGTCGTTGAAGCCTCCGGGGCAGGCGAACTCGCTCCCGCCGGACTGGATCTTCCTGCCGACGGTGTACAACTACCTTCAACTCGTCCAGAGTTCGGATTTCGTTGCGGCGTTCGCTAACAGCCTGCTTATGGTCGGGGCGTCGGTGGTTCTCGTCCTGCTGATCGGCGTGCCGGCGGCATACGTCCTCTCGCGGTACGACATCCCGAAAGAGCGGGACGTCCTCGTGTGGATCCTCTCCTCGCGGATGCTCCCGCCCATCGCTGTCGTGCTTCCGTTCTTTATCATCTTCCAAACGTTCAACCTGTTTGACAGCAAGATCGGTATGGTTCTTATGTACGTCAGCATCAACCTCTCGTTGGTCGTCTGGGTGATGAAGGCGTTTTTCGACGGGATCCCCGAGACGCTGGAGGAAGCCGCGCGCGTCGACGGCGCAACCCAGTTTCAGGGGTTTATGAAGATCATCCTCCCGGCGGCCAAACCGGGCATCTTCTCGGTCGCGATCATCAGCTTCATTTTCGCGTGGATCGAGTTGTTGTTCGGGCTCGTGCTGACGAGCTTCAAGGCGGTGCCAGTCACGTTGTTCGTGTACTCGTTCATCGGCTCGCGCTCGATCGAATGGTCGATGCTCGCGGCGGCCTCGACGGCGATGATCATCCCCGTCGGGATCTTCCTGATCCTGGTGAACAAGTACCTCGCAGCAGGACTCAGCTTCGGCGTGGTGATCAAGGAATGAGGCCCACTGTCGACAACACCGACCGCTCGCAACACACGCTCTCGTTGCAGAGGGTTGACAACCACTCCACGGAGGCAACACAATGGCAGACATCACGCTAAACAACGTCACGAAACGCTTCGGAGAGGGTGGAGACGCGATCCTCGCAGTCGACGATGTCTCTCTCGAGATCGAAGACGGGGAGTTCGTCGTCTTCGTCGGTCCATCCGGGAGCGGCAAGTCGACACTGATGCGTATCGTCGCCGGGCTCGAAACCCAATCCGAGGGTGACGTGTACATCGGCGATACGCTCGTCAACGAACTCGGACCGCGCGCGCGGGACATCGCAATGGTGTTCCAGAACTACGCGCTGTACCCGAATATGACCGTCGAGGGGAACATGTCGTTCGGGCTGAAGATGTCGACAGAGCTCTCGGACTCCGAGATCGAAACGCAAGTGACCGAGACCGCCGAGATGATGGGTATCGGGGACTTGCTGGATAGCAAGCCCGGCGAGCTCTCCGGTGGGCAACAACAGCGCGTCGCGCTGGGTCGGGCCATCGTCCGTGACCCGAACGTGTTCCTGATGGACGAGCCGCTCTCCAATCTGGACGCGAAGCTACGGACGACGATGCGTACCGAGATCAATCGGCTACAGAACGATCTCGGCGTGACAACGCTGTACGTCACGCACGACCAGACTGAGGCGATGACGATGGGCGACCGGTTGGTTGTTCTCGACCACGGCGAACTCCAGCAGGTCGGCACGCCAGTGGAGTGTTTCTACCGTCCGGTAAACCAGTTCGTCGCGGGCTTCATCGGCTCGCCCTCGATGAACTTCTTCAACGGTCACCTCGACGGGGGGACGCTCCGCGCCGACGGCTTCGATTACGAACTCACCGAACGGATGCAAGCATCAGTCGACGGCACCACCGAGGTCACGCTCGGCATCCGCCCGGAGGACGTCACGCTCCACGACGGCGCACACGCCGACTACGAGTTCGAGGCGGTCGTGGATGTCGTCGAGCCGATGGGAAGCATCGCCTACGTGTATCTCCGTCCGAAGGACCAGGAGATAGACCAGACGTTCGTCGTCGAGGCTGACGGACGACGTCCGATCACCGAAGGGGAGTACATCGAGGTCGAATTCCCCGCCGAAGATGTCCACCTCTTCGATGGGGAAACGGGGGAGACGATCCACCAGCGTGAACTCGAGTCGGAGGGGCAAGTCACGGTGAGCGAGCAAGCGTAGTCCGTCCGTAGTTCGCACAACGATCCGCCAGCTTCCGTTGTACGGTGTGCGCCTGCCCGTTCCCCGTGACGACACTGACACGGCCGAGCGCGGCGATCCCGTCACCCCTGCCAAATCTATTAATACCTGTACACCGAGCTTTTTTATATGAGAACGGCAGTACTGATCGAACCCCATCAGTTCGAGCTTCAGGATCGCCCCCGACCATCGCCAGGTCCGGACGAGGTCCTCGTCGCCGTCGGGGAAGTGGGTATCTGCGGGTCGGACGTGCACTACTATGAACACGGCCGTATCGGGGATATCGTCGTCGAGGACCCGCTCGTTCTCGGTCACGAGAGTGCCGGAACGGTGATCGATACCGGTGAGAACGTTGCCACACTCGAACCGGGCGACCGCGTGGCACTTGAGCCAGGTGTCCCGTGTCGACGGTGCAGTCACTGTACGGGAGGCGACTACCATCTCTGCGCGGACGTTCGGTTTATGGCGACACCGCCCCACGACGGTTCATTCGCCGAATACGTGTCCTGGCCGGAAGACTTCGCCTACAAGCTGCCGACGACCGTCTCGACCACTGAGGGGGCACTCTGTGAACCGCTTTCCGTCGGCATCCACGCCTGTCGTCGTGGAAACGTTGGCACGGGCGACACTGTACTCGTGACCGGTGCGGGACCGATTGGACTGATGATACTGGAAGCCGCCCGGGCGACCGGAGCGACCGACATCATCCTGACCGACGTTGTCGAGGAGAAACTCGCGTTCGCGCGCGAACGAGGGGCCGATCTCGCGGTCAACGTCGCGGAGGCGGATCTGGAAGCGGCTGTCGACCAGTATACCGACGGCGTCGGGGTCGATGTCGTTGTCGAGGCGTCCGGTGCAGCCTCGTCTATTCGATCCACGCTCGATGCGGTCAAGCGAGGGGGTACCGTAGTCCTGGTCGGACTCGCAAACGAGGCGACAGTTCCGTTCGACGTCCTCGATATTATCGACAACGAACTCGACGTCCTCGGATCCTTCCGATACAAGAACACCTACCCGGCAGCGATCGACCTCTTGGCGGATGGCGTTGTCGATGTCGAAGGGATTGTCGAATTCGAATCAACGCTTGCGGACATCGACGACGCCTTCCAGCGAGCGATGGATCCGAGCGTCGTCAAGGGAATGATTACGATAGACAGGTGAGTGTCCGAACTGACCGGTCCTGTCGAATTACGTGCCGTGACTGTGCCTACGCATGGACTCCTGGGACGACCCGCCGGTGGGACCTTCGACCCCCCGTCTCGAACATTCTGCCTCCCACGGTCGCTCTCCGGAGCACCACTACTGATTTAACAACTGGTCGTGTGGCTACCCGACGATGGCAGACGGAGAGCGCACGAAGGGCCACACGAAAAGCGGAATCCGCTCCTGTCGCGAGCAGTTATCGACGGGACCGCAGGAACACACGGTCCTCTTCGGGTTTGATGGCATCGTCGACACGGTCCGCGAGATGATCGCAGAACGCGAAAGCCGGGATTCGGTGTCACGCATCCGGGAACTGGATTCCCTCGGGACGAGAATCACCGACTCCGTGGCGTCGGAGACGTCGGTCGCGATCGAGTGGCTGGACTGTGGAACTCGAACCGGGGGGCACGTGTGTCATCTCTCACGCACGCTCGGTCGCTGGGGGCTCGCCCCGATTATGATCGGAACGTTTGGCACCCCGATGGAGTCGGAGTTCGAGTCGTCCTTCGCCGAGTACACCACGTACTCCATCGGAGAGCCAGGCACGACTGACGCAGTCGAGTTTGACGACGGGAAGCTCCTCCTGACCGAGGCCGGTGACTACCGGGACTTGGACTGGAAATCGCTCGACGAGCGGCTCGGTCACAACCAACTCGCCCGCCTCCTCGAACAGGCTG of the Halobellus ruber genome contains:
- the glpR gene encoding HTH-type transcriptional regulator GlpR, which produces MTTPEQRRRSIADLVTQHDGLSVEELASELAVSPSTIRRDLSDLAERGIVERTHGGAVPVTNVGVEQPFNQRVIHNLDRKQPIGERAVKEIQEGQVVYFDAGTTTMQAAKKVPDDLSNVFVTNSPLLLSRLANEEETVKLTGGQYRYETKALIGPAAENYIRHSNFDLAFLGVNGISEDGELSTPNESEAELKRLVMARTSRVVVVTVIEKFGEQTFRQFGSIDDIDLLITDARVPEPFRDLFDETELAEDVFE
- a CDS encoding zinc-dependent alcohol dehydrogenase family protein, translated to MRVASLTDVGEMEVRDRERPEPGPNDVVVRVGACGVCATDLHMFRGSFAVDFPAVLGHESAGTIVEVGDDVDGLASGDRVTVNPVVPCYACSYCKRGETNLCENAASIGGAGDRILDGSFAEYVQAPAGNVELIGDLPFRYAALAEPLACCIHAADRSGVGQGDSVAVIGAGPIGLLLLQTLRNRGASPIAVSELNPKRREVAKGMGADLVVDPEAGDPVETISEEIGEVDAGIEVVGLVPTIQQAYDVTANGGTTLIVGVPKQDATMEINPFDVYYNDLDIRGTFALTHETFERAVTLLQHGRIDAEPLVTEEIGLGEIPSAFERMQNNDGLKKVVVPGKND
- a CDS encoding SDR family NAD(P)-dependent oxidoreductase — translated: MDYTLTGKTALISGSGRGMGRASAEALARNGADVVVNDIDKEVVKETAADVRDLGVDAIGVPADVSDEAEVAAMVETAEDELGPIDVLVNNAGVGDAGPFTDETNDWTFDHNLDVHLGGALHCTREVVDGMVERGYGKIINFTSIHTKNGVGMSPAYDVAKYSLLGLTKSLALELGREGIRVNAVAPGWANTRLTDDFSDAVTEQILDNNPLGRFAEPDEVADAVTFLASPASDYINGHELRVDGGQVPIDSWRLDNR
- a CDS encoding substrate-binding domain-containing protein, which encodes MRDDINRRQYLKAAGVTGLGVLGSLAGCTRGGSGGGSGDSGSGDSGSGSGGTTSGGDGSGSSEDLPIPLSEYDSADIEWQQFEGDQINIGAVAHPWVDAIKPAIPVFEELTGIDVVWNILPENQFRTKRQTDVSTGSGQFDVFFMDQVVNQFRNEGWLQPLDPYINDGSLFDESWYGMDDLFESSIWQAHGGGYSDNWTGMPITVEVQTQFYREDLYEKHGLEVAETWQHHRENAKVIHEEESDIVGTAGRGQKGYGMNIYILNTLLRQKGSKLWTEFPTDSGLDTQGVIEAADYYTSLLQDYGPDGASTQAWSDVLATMQEGRAGQIVADANLFWGGLTGEDSSVADSVQITKVPKPEGGELNPNAFNWQISTSQAASNSEQAFLFMMWATSEPTNTWMHTDNGAVFSVRQSVWENDDYISQVGEDFARVSLESLKVSSPDPFDRKYPEWGQRYSEELQKALAGQKGAEAAMKDAAKAAEDIYS
- a CDS encoding carbohydrate ABC transporter permease yields the protein MSTQTQTETTNRSGLAQVRDLWNEYLPYWMIAPMVLVMVMITFFPGAYDLYLSLIEEPTVNVFAAEFVGLEHYETAFTRGGAIHSFVITITVVVSALVLESLLGFLLAAFVAGVDSGRLKSFYRVLFILPMAVAPVSLATIGRIMLNTEIGVIPYVINTLTPLTAPAFLADVPLLTVILLDTWNWTPFMFIIFYAGLSSVPDTLVEASRIDGAPLWRRYVHVIIPYIKPVVFVAVLIRMIDLFRTFGVVYGLTQGGPGTATQLVSINIYEQMFINNAPGVATAIAVVYLIFVIAIANVIIAKVGFEGVWD
- a CDS encoding carbohydrate ABC transporter permease, which produces MATSDTTPGSSQRFEKGTRETLVTIARHAFLLTWSFIVLFPLYWLASMSLKPPGQANSLPPDWIFLPTVYNYLQLVQSSDFVAAFANSLLMVGASVVLVLLIGVPAAYVLSRYDIPKERDVLVWILSSRMLPPIAVVLPFFIIFQTFNLFDSKIGMVLMYVSINLSLVVWVMKAFFDGIPETLEEAARVDGATQFQGFMKIILPAAKPGIFSVAIISFIFAWIELLFGLVLTSFKAVPVTLFVYSFIGSRSIEWSMLAAASTAMIIPVGIFLILVNKYLAAGLSFGVVIKE
- a CDS encoding ABC transporter ATP-binding protein — translated: MADITLNNVTKRFGEGGDAILAVDDVSLEIEDGEFVVFVGPSGSGKSTLMRIVAGLETQSEGDVYIGDTLVNELGPRARDIAMVFQNYALYPNMTVEGNMSFGLKMSTELSDSEIETQVTETAEMMGIGDLLDSKPGELSGGQQQRVALGRAIVRDPNVFLMDEPLSNLDAKLRTTMRTEINRLQNDLGVTTLYVTHDQTEAMTMGDRLVVLDHGELQQVGTPVECFYRPVNQFVAGFIGSPSMNFFNGHLDGGTLRADGFDYELTERMQASVDGTTEVTLGIRPEDVTLHDGAHADYEFEAVVDVVEPMGSIAYVYLRPKDQEIDQTFVVEADGRRPITEGEYIEVEFPAEDVHLFDGETGETIHQRELESEGQVTVSEQA
- a CDS encoding NAD(P)-dependent alcohol dehydrogenase; this encodes MRTAVLIEPHQFELQDRPRPSPGPDEVLVAVGEVGICGSDVHYYEHGRIGDIVVEDPLVLGHESAGTVIDTGENVATLEPGDRVALEPGVPCRRCSHCTGGDYHLCADVRFMATPPHDGSFAEYVSWPEDFAYKLPTTVSTTEGALCEPLSVGIHACRRGNVGTGDTVLVTGAGPIGLMILEAARATGATDIILTDVVEEKLAFARERGADLAVNVAEADLEAAVDQYTDGVGVDVVVEASGAASSIRSTLDAVKRGGTVVLVGLANEATVPFDVLDIIDNELDVLGSFRYKNTYPAAIDLLADGVVDVEGIVEFESTLADIDDAFQRAMDPSVVKGMITIDR